In the genome of Kluyveromyces marxianus DMKU3-1042 DNA, complete genome, chromosome 1, one region contains:
- the NDI1 gene encoding NADH-ubiquinone reductase (H(+)-translocating) NDI1 (mitochondrial), whose amino-acid sequence MLSFSQTRNLAVRRLGSLGVAARYASTATVKPSHDSDVPSGSSSFTTTKVIENHTDNKPNVVILGSGWGAISFLQHIDAKKYNVSIVSPRNYFLFTPLLPSTPVGTVDEKSIIEPVVSFAMKKKGNVSYYEAEATSINPDRNTVTIKSVSTVSQLYQPEKHLGLTQEDTAEIKYDYLLTAVGAEPNTFGIPGVEEYGNFLKEIPHSLQIRKRFLSNIEKANLLPKGDPERKRLLTIVVVGGGPTGVETAGELQDYVDQDLKRFMPSIAEEVQIHLVEALPNVLNMFEKKLTSYAQDVLSKTNINLMLRTAVGKVEKDHLIAKTKDAEGNVTEKTVPYGTLIWATGNKARPIITDLFKKIPEQNASTRALNVDEHLLVKGTNNIFAIGDNAFAGLPPTAQVAHQQAEYLAKVFDKMSKIPGFQQELATRKEKIDLLFEENGFKTFKYVHLGALAYLGAEKAIANITYGKRSFYTGGGLITFYIWRVLYVSMILSARSRFKVISDWLKLAFFKRDCFKEL is encoded by the coding sequence ATGCTATCATTTTCTCAGACTAGAAATCTAGCTGTCCGCAGATTGGGATCCCTAGGGGTTGCCGCTCGTTATGCCTCCACAGCAACTGTGAAGCCTTCTCATGACAGCGATGTTCCAAgtggatcttcttctttcactACCACCAAGGTTATCGAGAACCACACTGACAACAAGCCAAATGTTGTGATTTTGGGTTCTGGTTGGGGTGCTATTTCCTTCTTGCAACACATTGATGCCAAGAAGTACAATGTTTCCATTGTTTCTCCAAGAAACTACTTCCTTTTCACTCCATTGTTGCCATCTACCCCAGTCGGTACTGTGGACGAAAAGTCCATTATCGAGCCTGTTGTTAGCTTCGctatgaagaagaagggtaACGTTTCTTACTATGAAGCCGAGGCTACCTCCATCAACCCTGACAGAAACACTGTTACCATCAAGTCTGTCTCTACCGTTTCTCAATTGTACCAACCAGAGAAGCATTTGGGTTTGACTCAAGAAGACACAGCTGAAATCAAGTACGACTATCTGTTGACCGCTGTTGGTGCTGAACCAAACACCTTTGGTATCCCAGGTGTCGAAGAGTACGGTAActtcttgaaggaaattCCTCACTCTTTGCAAATCAGAAAGAGATTCTTGTCTAACATCGAAAAGGCTAACTTGTTGCCAAAGGGTGACccagaaagaaagagattgcTGACGATTGTTGTTGTCGGTGGTGGTCCAACCGGTGTTGAAACCGCTGGTGAATTGCAAGATTACGTCGACCAAGACTTGAAGAGATTCATGCCTTCCATCGCCGAAGAAGTGCAAATCCACTTGGTCGAAGCCTTGCCAAATGTCTTGAACATGttcgaaaagaagttgACCTCTTACGCTCAAGACGTTTTGTCCAAGACTAACATCAACTTGATGCTAAGAACTGCCGTCGGCAAGGTCGAAAAGGACCACTTGATTGCTAAGACCAAGGATGCCGAAGGTAACGTCACTGAAAAGACTGTTCCATACGGTACTTTGATTTGGGCTACTGGTAACAAGGCTAGACCAATCATCACTgacttgttcaagaagatcCCAGAACAAAACGCTTCTACCAGAGCTTTGAACGTTGACGAACACTTGTTGGTCAAGGGTACCAACAACATCTTTGCTATTGGTGACAACGCTTTCGCTGGTCTGCCTCCAACTGCTCAAGTTGCTCACCAACAAGCCGAATACTTGGCTAAGGTCTTCGACAAGATGTCCAAGATCCCTGGCTTCCAACAAGAATTGGCTACtagaaaggaaaagatcGACCTTCTATTCGAAGAAAACGGATTCAAGACCTTCAAGTATGTCCACTTGGGTGCTTTGGCTTACTTGGGTGCTGAAAAGGCAATTGCCAACATTACTTACGGTAAGCGTTCCTTCTACACCGGTGGTGGTTTGATCACCTTCTACATCTGGAGAGTCCTATACGTTAGTATGATCTTGTCTGCTAGATCCAGATTCAAGGTTATCTCCGACTGGTTGAAGTTggccttcttcaagagaGACTGTTTCAAGGAATTGTAA
- the GTR1 gene encoding Rag GTPase GTR1 — protein sequence MRSIIFSNYSAFDTRRLGATIDVEHSHLRFLGNMTLNLWDCGGQDVFMENYFTQQKDHIFQMVQVLIHVFDVESKDVLKDVDIFTRALKQLKKYSPDAKIFVLVHKMDLVQLDKRTELFEIMMKKLKQASAEYGFNDLIGFPTSIWDESLYKAWSQIVCSLIPNMNIYNNNLKRLKELMDAKEIVLFEKTTFLVISSSNTTTGELLDPKRFEKISNIMKNFKHSTTKLKSSFNTLVLSDLIYVTELSSNMMCFIVLNNNNYPKEFVLQNLHQAQTYFQ from the coding sequence ATGCGGTCCATTATATTTAGCAACTACAGTGCGTTTGATACAAGAAGATTAGGAGCTACAATTGATGTGGAACACTCTCATCTACGGTTTTTGGGTAATATGACATTGAACCTTTGGGATTGTGGTGGTCAAGATGTCTTTATGGAAAATTATTTTACTCAGCAAAAAGATCACATCTTTCAGATGGTGCAAGTGTTAATTCACGTTTTTGATGTAGAGTCTAAAGATGTACTCAAAGATGTTGATATATTTACAAGAGCACTAAAACAACTTAAGAAGTACTCTCCGGATGCCaagatttttgttttagttCATAAAATGgatcttgttcaattagATAAGCGGACTGAGTTATTCGAGAttatgatgaagaaattgaagcaGGCTTCAGCAGAATATGGGTTTAACGATTTAATCGGATTTCCTACATCTATTTGGGATGAGAGTCTCTATAAGGCATGGTCCCAGATAGTCTGCTCTTTGATTCCaaatatgaatatatacaataaCAATCTTAAAAGATTGAAAGAACTAATGGATGCCAAGGAGATTGTactctttgaaaagactACATTCCTAGTGATATCATCGAGTAATACCACAACAGGCGAGCTGTTGGATCCGAAGAGGTTTGAGAAAATATCCAatataatgaaaaactTCAAGCATAGTACTACGAAATTAAAGAGTTCTTTCAATACCTTGGTGCTAAGCGATTTGATATATGTTACCGAGTTATCATCGAACATGATGTGTTTCATAGTACtaaacaataacaattaCCCTAAAGAATTTGTTTTGCAAAATCTTCACCAGGCTCAAACATATTTCCAGTAA
- the PTH1 gene encoding aminoacyl-tRNA hydrolase, whose protein sequence is MQRLLCLSALGNPEPMYENTRHNAGMIMLRMIKNELCRNLPLKQSTVSPHIEYCHDPKLNLVMLFNRTQYMNLSGHAFIPAWRKLPHDTFHVVLHDELNIPTGKVQFRKPGTSFRGHNGLRDIIKMKGNDDFHKLGIGIDRPNSKDPKVVADYVLSKFTHQEILQLELEAFPRSLEHIRKLLP, encoded by the coding sequence atgcaaAGACTACTATGCCTTAGTGCTTTGGGAAATCCGGAGCCTATGTATGAAAACACTAGACACAATGCTGGCATGATAATGCTACGAATGATTAAAAACGAATTATGCAGGAACTTACCTTTGAAACAATCCACAGTTTCACCACATATCGAGTATTGCCACGACCCTAAACTCAATCTTGTAATGCTTTTCAATAGAACCCAATATATGAATTTATCCGGCCATGCCTTCATTCCGGCATGGAGAAAATTGCCTCACGACACATTTCATGTAGTATTACATGATGAGTTAAACATTCCTACTGGTAAGGTACAGTTCAGAAAACCAGGAACAAGTTTTAGGGGGCATAACGGACTGCGAGACATCATTAAAATGAAGGGCAATGATGATTTTCATAAATTGGGAATCGGTATCGATAGACCAAATTCAAAGGATCCGAAAGTAGTTGCTGACTATGTACTATCAAAGTTCACACATCAAGAAATCTTGCAATTAGAACTGGAGGCCTTTCCTCGCTCCTTAGAGCACATAAGGAAGTTACTTCCGTGA
- the PNO1 gene encoding Pno1p encodes MVAPTAVKKDEQTVERTSATPTASRIVGTDNTQPIEEDDDDDVLIDQDGDAVLDDEENEDKKKQKKEDAGVVLDAEGKPRFTSAANSGQTKVKLESRKVPVPPHRMTPLKNNWAKIYPPLVDHLKLQVRMNLKTKSVELRTHPKHTTDPGALQKGADFIKAFTLGFDLDDSIALLRLDDLYIETFEIKDVKTLQGDHLSRAIGRIAGKDGKTKFAIENATRTRIVLADSKIHILGGFTHIRMARESVVSLILGSPPGKVYGNLRTVASRLKERY; translated from the coding sequence ATGGTCGCTCCTACTGCTGTGAAAAAGGACGAGCAAACAGTGGAAAGAACCTCTGCTACTCCAACCGCATCTCGTATTGTTGGTACAGACAACACACaaccaattgaagaagacgatgacgatgatgtTTTAATAGACCAGGATGGTGATGCTGTCTtggatgatgaagaaaacgaagataagaagaagcagaagaaggagGACGCCGGTGTCGTTCTTGATGCGGAGGGAAAGCCTAGATTTACTAGTGCTGCAAACTCTGGCCAAACCAAGGTGAAGTTGGAAAGTAGAAAGGTCCCTGTTCCACCTCACAGAATGACtccattgaagaacaacTGGGCTAAGATTTATCCTCCATTAGTTGACCACCTTAAGTTGCAAGTAAgaatgaatttgaaaacaaagtCAGTAGAATTGAGAACACATCCTAAACATACTACAGATCCAGGTGCTCTACAAAAAGGTGCTGATTTCATTAAGGCCTTCACACTTGGGTTTGATTTGGATGATTCCATTGCTCTATTGAGATTGGACGATTTATATATTGAGACTTTTGAGATCAAGGATGTTAAAACTCTTCAAGGTGACCATCTCTCTAGAGCTATTGGTCGTATAGCAGGTAAAGATGGTAAGACAAAGTTTGCTATTGAAAATGCTACCAGAACTAGAATTGTATTGGCTGATTCTAAGATACATATTCTAGGTGGCTTCACACATATTAGAATGGCAAGAGAGTCCGTAGTATCTCTAATTTTGGGTTCTCCACCAGGTAAGGTTTACGGTAACCTACGTACTGTTGCATCAAGACTAAAGGAACGTTACTAA